In the genome of Methanomassiliicoccus sp., the window TGCTAGTGACTGCTACCGACCAGTCGTACAGTGGAGGCCTCATGTTCCTGATGCCCATCGGGTAGTTCAGGAGGGGATCATGGACCAGATGCTCACCTGTACTCTCGACGTGCTCGATAACGCGCAAGTGGTAGTATGAGTCTGAACCTCCTCCGAGTAGGAAGCCATTGTCCACCGATGTGGAGTATCCGAAGTAGCTGCGCACAAAGAATGCGATAAAAATCACAGCCACCAGGATGAGCACGGTGCCCCAGTTCCTGCCCAGCCAACTGTCCTTGAGCCGGGACCGGAGACCGCCCTTCGCTGGCTTCCGTTCCTTCTGGGATGGGCCTCCTGGCCTCCCTGCGTTCGCTTCCATCGTTAGAGTCTCCTAAGCGGAAATCTGTGTGTGATTAGCCGTCCACTATAAATAGACTGTCTCTCTGCTTAGCCGTGCTGGCACAACCTTGAATGCTTGCTCCCGCGCCACCTGATCGGCGATGAGAATATTGCTTCCGTGCTCGAAAGCCATCATGCCCGGGTCGGGCGATGGAACGCCCTCATGACGAAAGAGGGCCCAGGACGTCGTGCCGCCTCCCGTTGGATCGCACCGAGATACAAGTTTACGGCATACCGCAAATGAGGCAGAGCTGACGATCAGCGGCGTCGGGGGACCTTGCGAACCTCTTCGACAATCCGGCCGGCGGCTTCCCGGGGGTCGGCGGCACCGTAGATTGACCTCCCCACGATGACATGGTCGGCCCCCATCGAGATGGCGTCCGAGGCGCTTCCCCCCTGTGCCCCCACTCCCGGGGAGAGTATCAGAAGGTCACCTACGATAGAGCGTACCTTGGCGATTCGCTCGGGGCGGGTAGCGGGGGCGATGACCCCTGCCGCCCCGGCCTCCACGGCCATGGCCGCGAACCTCTCGGCCAGCGGGGCGGTGAACTCCTGCCCCCCGGGATGGGACATCTCGGTGACCACGAACACGTCGAGGTTACCGGCAGCCTCCACCGCAGCCCTCAGCGAATCGGTACCGGTGAAGGCGTGGACGATGACCCCGGAGGCACCCCGGCGTCGGACCTGCTCAACAATGAGGCGGTCGGTGTTCGGTATATCCGCGACCTTGAAATCGCAGATGACCGGGGCGAGGCGGGCGAGGCGGGTGATCATCTCCGGGGACGTCGACAACACCAGCGGCCAGTTGATCTTGATGGCGTCCACCAGGTCCTTGACCTCTTCGGCCACCTTCAGGGCCTTCACTTCATCGGTCTCGTCCAGCGCCAAGATTATGCGGTTATCCGTCCTCATGCCATGCACCGCAGGGGTGAAGGTTGTGCCCCATTATAGATGTGCTCAGTGCATGCGGGAGATCATGAGCCGACCCATGCTCAGGAGCCAGGCATCGGAGACGCCGCTCTCCGTATCGCAGGACAGCATGATCAGGCCGAACACGTTGCGTTCGACGAAGGCAACGGCCTTCATCTTCCGTCCTGCCTTGCCCACGACCTCCATCATGGCCCCCGCGGTGCCGAGGTCGACCCGGGTCAGCTGGAGGCTGGTCATCTTTCCCAGCATCTTCACCAGCACCTCCACGGCCGCCCTCTGGTTGCGGTACACCATGGCCTCGAAGGAAAGTTTTCCCGATTCCTTCCGCCCGTCCATGAGGGCGAACCTCGAAACGGCATAGTCGACTTTCTCCTCGCGGAGCCGCTCCGAGGGCTTGATCGGCACCTCCGTCCACCTGGTCGGCAGGTCGTTGGGGACGATTATCATCTCGCTCGCAGGCCGATCAATCGCTCTCTCGTATCCCTGCAGCTCGACCCTCGCCCCCTCCATATCGAAGGAGACCTCCGGTTCAACCACCCTTATCGACATAACTTCCTCCCATACTAATTTTCGAGCCGCTTCTATATAACATTTGCATGCGACAGTAGCCACCAGATCTGACCGGCCCCCGTCGAGTAAAGGTTTATTAGCCGTCTGCGCCTCAAATGGTCGATGAAGGTGCAATCGATGGAGGCGGGCTCGGCGTACACCGGCCGCTTGCCTCGCGGGTGCGTGCTATGCCGGCAGGGGACCAAGATGGTGCTCCTCGTCTCCGGCCAATGCACCACTGGGTGCTTCTACTGCCCGCTGTCCTTGGAGAAGAGGGGAAAGGATGTTATCTATGCCAACGAGCGCCGGGTCGCTTCGGACGACGAAATCCTGGAGGAAGCGAGGTCGATCGGTGCTCAGGGCACCGGGGTGACCGGGGGCGATCCGGTCGCCTGCCTGGAGCGGACGGTGCACCTCATCAAGATGCTCAAACAGGAGTTCGGGCCGAGACATCACATCCATCTATATACTTCGTCCCTGGACCTCAACGCCTTCCGCCGTCTGGAGGAGGCGGGGCTGGACGAGCTGCGCTTGCATCCCCCGGCGGAGATGTGGTCATCGATGGCGGGCACCGGCCTCGCCGCGTTCAAGCGGTCGTCGGGGATGAAGGTCGGCCTCGAGGTGCCAGCCCTCCCGGGAGAAGAGAAGGGGTTGAGCGCCCTCATTGCCTACGCTGCGGAAGCGAGGTTGGACTTCGTCAATCTTAACGAACTGGAGTTCTCCGAGGGCAACTGGGATCGACTGATGGATCGAGGCATGGAGGTCAAGGATGAGGTATCCGCGGCGGTCAAGGGGAGCGAGGAGGCCGCCCTCAAGGCTGTGGCCGCGGCCAGGAAGGTGCCGGTTCACTACTGCTCTTCGAGCTTCAAGGACTCCGTGCAACTGCGGAAGAGGATCAAGCGCCGGGCGGTGCGGGTAGCGCTCCCTTCCGACGTCATCACCGAGGAAGGCACCCTGCTGAAGGGAGTGGTCGAAGGGTCCATGGATGGGATCATCGCTCTCCTGCGCCAATATGAGGTGCCCGAGGAACTGTTCAGAAAAGATGAGGAAA includes:
- a CDS encoding 4Fe-4S cluster-binding domain-containing protein yields the protein MKVQSMEAGSAYTGRLPRGCVLCRQGTKMVLLVSGQCTTGCFYCPLSLEKRGKDVIYANERRVASDDEILEEARSIGAQGTGVTGGDPVACLERTVHLIKMLKQEFGPRHHIHLYTSSLDLNAFRRLEEAGLDELRLHPPAEMWSSMAGTGLAAFKRSSGMKVGLEVPALPGEEKGLSALIAYAAEARLDFVNLNELEFSEGNWDRLMDRGMEVKDEVSAAVKGSEEAALKAVAAARKVPVHYCSSSFKDSVQLRKRIKRRAVRVALPSDVITEEGTLLKGVVEGSMDGIIALLRQYEVPEELFRKDEEKKRVEVAPWVLEELFPELPYESFLVEEYPTADRLEVEREPLKPR
- the pyrF gene encoding orotidine-5'-phosphate decarboxylase — encoded protein: MRTDNRIILALDETDEVKALKVAEEVKDLVDAIKINWPLVLSTSPEMITRLARLAPVICDFKVADIPNTDRLIVEQVRRRGASGVIVHAFTGTDSLRAAVEAAGNLDVFVVTEMSHPGGQEFTAPLAERFAAMAVEAGAAGVIAPATRPERIAKVRSIVGDLLILSPGVGAQGGSASDAISMGADHVIVGRSIYGAADPREAAGRIVEEVRKVPRRR